Within the Candidatus Acidiferrales bacterium genome, the region CGTCGTGTTGGTCTATTCTCTAGCTGATCGTTTCTTGATTCATCCTCCGTTCAGGTCGGATCGAATTGAGAAAAGTTCTCCTACAAAAATTGAAAAGATGATTCAGATCAGCGTGCGCAACGAGTGCGGTACAAAAAACATAGCGATGGGCTTTACATCTTATTTGCGGAAGAGGGGCTTCGATGTCGTAGAGACAACAAACGGATCGATCCAGAACAGGGAAGTTACGACCGTCGTCGATGCTGCTGGAAACTACGAGAACGCCACTAGAGTTGCCGAAGCCCTTGGCGTGAGAAAAGAAAATGTCGTCAGCAAATTAGATCGCCGCAGTTATGTCGATGTTGAAGTCCTCATAGGAATGGATTACCAAAATCTAAAACCAACCAGGAGTATTGAATAGTATGCCGGCCAAAAATCCCGCTCGCGGCGAAGAGAAAACCATGCAATATAAGATTGCCGAGCTTGCATTAACGAAGAAGGCCAGAGACGTAGTAATCCTTGAATTACGCAGGCTGACTTCCATGACAGATTACTTCGTCGTATGTACCGGCGATTCGGAAACGCAGGTCAAAGCAATTGCCAACGCGATTATGTACGGTATGGAGGAACTTGGAGAGAAGGCATGGCACGTCGAAGGTATGCAGAACTTGCAGTGGGTCCTGCTCGATTATGTTGACGTCGTGGTACACATATTCCACAAGGATGCGAGATCGTTCTACGGACTTGAAAAACTTTGGGGCGATGCGAAAGTCCAGCGGGTTGCCGACGCGGCGTCGCCCGCGCGTAGCAGGAAATCGGGCGGAACGACAAGGCGGAAAAAATCCATCGATGTGGAGCGGGCTGCAGAATGAAGGATTATCTTAAATCAAAACTTCTGGAAGCCCTTCGGAAATCGGGAATTGAAACATCTGTGGATATCTTTTTCGAGAAACCGAAAGCGGAATCACACGGTGACCTCTCGACTAATTTCGCACTCCTTGCTGCAAAAGAGTTTAAGATGAAGCCGCGGGAGATTGCGCAAAAAATAGTCGGACATATCGAAGTGGATTCGTCGTTAGTCGAGAGTTGTGAAATTGCCGGTCCTGGTTTCATCAATTTCAAATTCACGAAGAAATATTTTGTTTCGTTCATAAGAGAAGTTCTGAATAACGGCGAGGCTTTTGGAAGGTCCAGTGCCGGTGCGGGAAAGAAAACGCAAGTCGAATTCGTGAGCGCTAACCCGACAGGACCGTTGACGGTGGGACATGGACGTAATGCAGTTTTCGGAGACACGGTTGCGAACCTCCTCGAATGGACGGGCCATGAAGTGACGCGAGAATATTATTTTAACAATGCCGGAAGACAAATGCGTGTGCTCGGTGACTCTGTACGTCTGCGTTACAAGGAGCTACTCGGTGAAGGGATTAATTTCCCCGACGATTACTATCAGGGAGAATATATCCGAGAGATAGCGAAACATTTGTATGATGAGCACGGGACCGGCATAGCAAATGAACCGCCCGAAGGGATTTTTAAAGAAAAAGCCGAACACGAAATCTTTGAAGACATAAAGAAGACTCTAAACCGTCTTCGAATAGAATTCGACGTATTTTATAACGAAAACTCACTCTACGAGACAGGAAAAATAAAGGAAGTCATCTCCGCACTTGAATCTGCGGGGCTCGCCTACGATAAAGAGGGGGCGAAATGGTTCAAGGCAACCGCGGTCGGCGGCGACCAGGATAAAGTCATCGTAAAAAGCAGCGGTGAGCCAACGTACCGTCTCCCCGATGTTGCGTACCATATCGAAAAATTTCGCCGCGGCTTCGAGCTAATCGTAGACATTTTCGGATCCGACCATATTGCAACGTACCCCGATGTTCTGCTTGCTCTAAAATCGCTCGGGTACGACACCGAGAAAATAAAGGTCTTAATCCACCAGTTCGTGACGATTTTTCAGAACGGCGAAGTCGTCAAGATGTCAACTCGAAAGGCAAATTTCATAACACTCGATGAGCTGATTGATTGGGTCGGAGCCGACGCCGTTAGATTTTTCTTCTTAATGAGAAGCATCGGAACACATTTGAATTTCGACATCGATCTCGCAAAAAAACAGAGTGACGAAAATCCTGTTTTTTATTTACAATATGCACATGCAAGAATCGCGAGCATCATTCGCTTCGCCGAGAGCGAGGGAATTTCTCCAAAGGATGCCCCCGGACAACTCTCAACTGTCGGTAGCAAACTATCCGCCGAGAGCCTTGAGCTATTGAGAGAGAAAGAGGAAATCGAGCTCGCGAAAATGCTCGGGGAGCTACCGGAAGTCATCGAAGCGGCTGCTTCAACATTCGAGCCTCATAGGATAATCAGCTACTTGCAGGAAGTAGCCGAGGCGTTCCACAGATTCTACCACCTCCACCGTGTTGTAATTCCTGATAGGGAGCTTGCCAAATCGAGATTGGCACTGTGCCTTGCGACGAAGATTGTTCTTGCAAATGGATTTGAGATTCTGGGAATTAGCGCTCCGGAGAAGATGTAGACAAATCGGGGATTTGTTAAGACGATCTCATTTGGGTGTGATTCAAATCTCTTTCTACCGTGCGGTCGGAACCGTCGTCCAATCGGCTTAGTTATTACTCAAAGAAAATTTCCTGAATCAAAAAGAGGTCTTCAATGAGAAAAATTATTCCGTTCGGATTTGCGGTACTCTCATCGCTCACCGTGGTTTACGGACAGGCCAAAAACATTGAGGCCGATAGGAGGCTGTCTTCGATCACTTACCATGTCTATCATATCTTTCATTCCGTTGACGGTGTGAGTAGCGAAATATTCTGTTCCGGTCAATTAGACAGCATCAGCCATAAGCTAAAATTGATCAATGTATCTGCCAATGTCCTTTCTTTCAACAGTGGTAATTCAAGCCGCGATAAAACCGCAATGAATGCTGTCGATGCCGAGCATTATTCGCAAGTTGTCTTTCAAAGTGATACGATCAACTATGTCTCGGATTCGACTTTGTTCGTGGTGGGAAAATTATCGTTCCATGGGATCACCAATGAAATATCCATGCCGGTTTCCCTGAATTATGAATCGGGCACGACGGATTGTGAAGGTGGTTTCGAGGCAAACTTCAGCGATTACAACGTAGAACGACCGTCGATATTTTTTATTTCAATCGGTAATAAATTTGGAATAAAGTTTCACATTGTTTTCGATAGCACATTCTGAGATTAGACTTGGGACGAAAATATCTCTTTTACTCTTCCCTTTTTTTGGCTAAATTTTTGTTCCGTTTCAGTCAAGAATTTGATAAGTTTCTAAAGGAATAATTCATGCTAAAACCCAGGAAGAGAATAACAAAGAAAGAACTCAAGCAAGATCAACTGATCACCACCTACGTCAAGGCGGTGGATTTTTTCAGGAGCAACAGGAAAATGGTAAGCGGTACCATCACAGGGTTGGTGATCGCGGCCATCGTCATCGTCGTGTATTTGAACAACAGGCGCGCCGATAACCTGAAAGCCGCAACTGAGCTTTCACAGGTCTTGAGTCTATTTAACGGCGGGGCGTATCAAGTAGCGATCAACGGTGATCCAGCTCGTAATATCGCCGGGCTGAAATCGATAGTCGAAAGTTATGGAGGCTCCGAAAGCGGAGAACAGGCTAAGATTTACCTTGCAGACTGCTATTACTATCTCGGCGATTATGATAATGCTTTGAAATATTTCAAAGATTACGACGGGAGCGACAAGCTGCTTGAAGCGAGTGCGGATGCAGGCATTGCCGAAGTTTACGAAGTCAAGGGGGATTACAGGAAATCTGCAGAGTACTATGATCGTGCAGCTTCTCGCGATTCGAAGAATTTTCTCACTCCACAGTATCTTGTGGGTGCCGCGAGAAGTTACATCAAGATCGAAAAAAAAGACAAGGCAACCGAGTTGCTCACTCGGGTTCGCAAAAACTTTCCCGATTCTCCCTACGCGATGAATCTAGATTATTATATGGCAGAAGCGAAAATCGAGTGAGACAGGCATAACGGCTCGAGGGGGTTGGTCATGCCTTCGCAGTCTCACTTCCTAATATCCGGTCCACATCGATGAGTATCTTGTCTTTGACTGTCTCCGCGGACTCCTTGACTTGCTGGTTCATCGATGTGGTAAAAGAAAAATCTTTCCCGACAATTCCGTAAATCAAGACAAGATCAGGAAGCTGGTTCATGGTACGCGCCAGCTCGATCGACTGCGCAAGATCGATGCTGTGAGTGGAGACGGTGAAAAAATTATTAGGGAACGCCTCTTCACTGGCATTAATTTGGAAGACGGTTCCCGCGGGCGCAGGCGAGGAAACCGCATCAATGATTATCATGTTATCCGTGCGTTGCATCAGTTCAACCAGGTTGGATTGATCGCCGGTCAATTCGACCACTTTGACTTGAGAAGAGAGGACGCCTTTTAGACTTTTCAGAACAAGCAGTCCGACACCGTCATCCGCGCGGAATTCGTTGCCTATTCCCACAATCGTTATCGGAGACTTCCCCTTTTTCTCCGATGAATTATATCCGAGATCAACTTGTTTCGTCTGTCAAATCTCTTCGATTTCTAATTTCAAGAAATGCGTTGCACAGGAGATGCAAGGGTCATAGTTGCGAACTAACTGTTCACACTGGAGTGTCAGGTCCTGTTTGGGCAGATTTATGTTTGCCGTAACGAAATTCCTCAGATCAGATTCAATCATTCTCTGGTTCTGTGCAGTCGGCGGAACGATCTTTGCATCTTTGATAAGGCCATCGTCGCCGACCAGGTAACGATGATAAAGTATCCCGCGCGGAGCCTCGGTGCATCCAAACCCGAAGCCGGGTTTTACGGGATAATTAATTGCCGGATTTTCAGGAGGTGTGTAATTCTCAATTATCCTGATTGCTTCTTCGCAGGCAAAAACCGTCTCGACGGCGCGGACAATTATGCTTTTAAAAGGATTCAATACGGGAGGCGTAGCTTTGACTTCTTTTGCCGCCTGCATCGCCAGCGGAGAAAGCTTCTCGAAGTTGAGATTATACCTCGCCAACGGTCCGGTGAGATAGGCTCCCCTTCCTTTCATGGTCGATTGCAGTGCATTTGAATACGGAGCATGTGTTTCATGGAACATCAGTTCATACTCGCGAATGTCGATGTTGAGTCCTTTGTTCGATATGAGTCTCCCTTCGTTTAACGGGTACTCGTTTGGATGGCTCAGAGACACGAACTCGTAATCGTATTCAAAATTCGGGAACGGCAAAGTCGCAGTCCAGAGGACTGTTTCATAAGCTTCGTCTCTTGCCTGTTTAAGTCTTTCGAGAATTTCGGAAAAGTCCTCCTTACGCGGAAGTTTATAAAATCCGCCGACCTTCACGTTTATTGGATGAATTTCTCTTCCTGCCAGAAGGGCAACGAGATCATTGCCGGTTTTCTTCATCCGCAATCCCCGCTGGACCGCTTCGGGATGATCTTTTGCTAGTTGAATTGCATCTTGGTATCCGAGAAAATCGGGAGCGTGGAGCATATAAACGTGAAGCACATGACTCTCTATCCATTCTCCGCAGTAAAGCAGGCGACGTAGTTCGCGAAGCTGTCCCTCGACTTTAACGCCGAAGACATCTTCCATGGCGTGGACGGAGCTCATCTGGTAAGCGACCGGACAGATTCCACAGATGCGTGCTGTAATGTCGGGAGCCTCGGAATATTTCCTGCCGCGGAGGAATGCTTCAAAGAAACGGGGCGGCTCGAATATTTTGAACTTGATATCTTCGACATGCGAATTTCGTGTCTTGATGAAGAGGGTTCCTTCACCCTCTACTCGCGGAAGGTAGTCGACTTTTAAGGTTCTAGTGTTACTCATGTGCTTCACTTTCTCTGCGGAATGCG harbors:
- a CDS encoding Ni/Fe hydrogenase subunit alpha: MSNTRTLKVDYLPRVEGEGTLFIKTRNSHVEDIKFKIFEPPRFFEAFLRGRKYSEAPDITARICGICPVAYQMSSVHAMEDVFGVKVEGQLRELRRLLYCGEWIESHVLHVYMLHAPDFLGYQDAIQLAKDHPEAVQRGLRMKKTGNDLVALLAGREIHPINVKVGGFYKLPRKEDFSEILERLKQARDEAYETVLWTATLPFPNFEYDYEFVSLSHPNEYPLNEGRLISNKGLNIDIREYELMFHETHAPYSNALQSTMKGRGAYLTGPLARYNLNFEKLSPLAMQAAKEVKATPPVLNPFKSIIVRAVETVFACEEAIRIIENYTPPENPAINYPVKPGFGFGCTEAPRGILYHRYLVGDDGLIKDAKIVPPTAQNQRMIESDLRNFVTANINLPKQDLTLQCEQLVRNYDPCISCATHFLKLEIEEI
- the rsfS gene encoding ribosome silencing factor, yielding MPAKNPARGEEKTMQYKIAELALTKKARDVVILELRRLTSMTDYFVVCTGDSETQVKAIANAIMYGMEELGEKAWHVEGMQNLQWVLLDYVDVVVHIFHKDARSFYGLEKLWGDAKVQRVADAASPARSRKSGGTTRRKKSIDVERAAE
- a CDS encoding hydrogenase maturation protease; translated protein: MGIGNEFRADDGVGLLVLKSLKGVLSSQVKVVELTGDQSNLVELMQRTDNMIIIDAVSSPAPAGTVFQINASEEAFPNNFFTVSTHSIDLAQSIELARTMNQLPDLVLIYGIVGKDFSFTTSMNQQVKESAETVKDKILIDVDRILGSETAKA
- a CDS encoding YceI family protein, which translates into the protein MRKIIPFGFAVLSSLTVVYGQAKNIEADRRLSSITYHVYHIFHSVDGVSSEIFCSGQLDSISHKLKLINVSANVLSFNSGNSSRDKTAMNAVDAEHYSQVVFQSDTINYVSDSTLFVVGKLSFHGITNEISMPVSLNYESGTTDCEGGFEANFSDYNVERPSIFFISIGNKFGIKFHIVFDSTF
- a CDS encoding LytR C-terminal domain-containing protein yields the protein MKRRKGKFLSSAKGPAVVALRVLVVFLAVVLVYSLADRFLIHPPFRSDRIEKSSPTKIEKMIQISVRNECGTKNIAMGFTSYLRKRGFDVVETTNGSIQNREVTTVVDAAGNYENATRVAEALGVRKENVVSKLDRRSYVDVEVLIGMDYQNLKPTRSIE
- the argS gene encoding arginine--tRNA ligase: MKDYLKSKLLEALRKSGIETSVDIFFEKPKAESHGDLSTNFALLAAKEFKMKPREIAQKIVGHIEVDSSLVESCEIAGPGFINFKFTKKYFVSFIREVLNNGEAFGRSSAGAGKKTQVEFVSANPTGPLTVGHGRNAVFGDTVANLLEWTGHEVTREYYFNNAGRQMRVLGDSVRLRYKELLGEGINFPDDYYQGEYIREIAKHLYDEHGTGIANEPPEGIFKEKAEHEIFEDIKKTLNRLRIEFDVFYNENSLYETGKIKEVISALESAGLAYDKEGAKWFKATAVGGDQDKVIVKSSGEPTYRLPDVAYHIEKFRRGFELIVDIFGSDHIATYPDVLLALKSLGYDTEKIKVLIHQFVTIFQNGEVVKMSTRKANFITLDELIDWVGADAVRFFFLMRSIGTHLNFDIDLAKKQSDENPVFYLQYAHARIASIIRFAESEGISPKDAPGQLSTVGSKLSAESLELLREKEEIELAKMLGELPEVIEAAASTFEPHRIISYLQEVAEAFHRFYHLHRVVIPDRELAKSRLALCLATKIVLANGFEILGISAPEKM
- a CDS encoding tetratricopeptide repeat protein, whose product is MLKPRKRITKKELKQDQLITTYVKAVDFFRSNRKMVSGTITGLVIAAIVIVVYLNNRRADNLKAATELSQVLSLFNGGAYQVAINGDPARNIAGLKSIVESYGGSESGEQAKIYLADCYYYLGDYDNALKYFKDYDGSDKLLEASADAGIAEVYEVKGDYRKSAEYYDRAASRDSKNFLTPQYLVGAARSYIKIEKKDKATELLTRVRKNFPDSPYAMNLDYYMAEAKIE